In Bacteroidales bacterium, the following proteins share a genomic window:
- a CDS encoding Gfo/Idh/MocA family oxidoreductase, which produces MANVAMLGTGFIGDFYTYSLHGKRNRDRVVTVWSRDEERGKAFARKHGIPRWTTSMEKAVGDSSVDLVVVALPNHLHKEAVLQAVRAGKGVLCTKPLGRNANEALAMLEAVEKAGVFHGYLEDLVYTPKTLKALDAVKNGAVGKVIWARSRETHPGPHSDWFWTKEISGGGVLLDMGCHCIEIARNYIGKDIRPVEVLCWADTLVKPIEAEDNALGYIRYENGAVGQFEVSWSFRGGMDLRDEVMGTEGTIWVNNFLRTGFEIFTAAGKKGYVAEKAETEKGWIFPVGDEVVELGYTDMFNDMFTAWEGNYSCRETFYDGYVVNEIMDACYRSARSKKWEPVTLHSWRGKEKAEPILSLEEYDASYWLIKKETMPDGSRKLILKEKKSGTIIQKIV; this is translated from the coding sequence ATGGCAAACGTTGCAATGTTAGGCACCGGATTTATCGGTGATTTTTATACGTATTCGCTTCACGGAAAGCGGAACCGCGACCGGGTTGTAACCGTATGGTCGAGAGATGAAGAACGGGGAAAGGCCTTCGCGCGTAAACATGGGATACCCAGATGGACCACCAGCATGGAAAAAGCCGTAGGGGATTCCTCCGTTGACTTAGTGGTGGTTGCCTTGCCGAATCATCTGCACAAGGAAGCGGTGCTGCAGGCGGTGCGCGCAGGGAAAGGGGTTCTGTGCACCAAACCGCTGGGCCGTAATGCAAACGAAGCCCTGGCCATGCTGGAAGCAGTTGAAAAGGCCGGCGTTTTTCATGGTTACCTCGAAGACCTTGTTTATACGCCAAAAACACTGAAGGCTCTTGATGCGGTTAAAAATGGCGCCGTAGGTAAGGTCATCTGGGCCCGTTCGCGCGAAACCCATCCCGGACCCCACAGCGACTGGTTCTGGACAAAGGAAATATCGGGCGGCGGCGTGCTCCTTGATATGGGCTGCCATTGCATAGAAATTGCCAGAAACTATATTGGCAAGGATATACGCCCGGTGGAAGTACTTTGCTGGGCCGATACACTGGTAAAACCCATTGAGGCCGAAGATAATGCCCTGGGATATATTCGCTATGAAAACGGAGCTGTAGGACAATTCGAGGTCAGCTGGTCGTTCCGCGGTGGTATGGACCTCCGCGATGAGGTGATGGGCACCGAAGGAACCATCTGGGTGAACAACTTCCTGCGTACGGGCTTCGAAATCTTTACTGCCGCCGGGAAAAAAGGCTATGTGGCCGAAAAGGCCGAAACCGAAAAAGGCTGGATATTCCCGGTGGGTGACGAAGTGGTCGAGCTGGGTTATACCGATATGTTCAATGATATGTTTACCGCCTGGGAAGGAAATTATTCCTGCCGCGAAACGTTCTACGACGGTTACGTGGTCAATGAAATCATGGATGCCTGTTACCGTTCTGCCCGCAGCAAAAAATGGGAACCGGTTACCCTGCATTCATGGCGCGGCAAAGAAAAGGCTGAACCCATACTTTCCCTCGAAGAATATGATGCGTCGTACTGGCTGATTAAAAAGGAAACTATGCCCGACGGCTCCCGGAAACTTATTCTGAAAGAAAAAAAATCCGGAACCATCATCCAGAAGATTGTCTGA
- a CDS encoding VCBS repeat-containing protein, with protein MKKLIYYIILNIVINTYSVFCQFPEFKFYTLGTTDELSAQTSLADADKDGDLDWIVGTADTVWWFEYQGPDHWIKHVIGLAPATETGGLALDVDGDGLVDQISGGTWYKNPGDPNKTWVKYSSKAIPAHECISADINNDGKPDVVMMNDTKGIYWYDFSSAPTKSWKGTRIGDGVRSGIGPLGCGDFDEDGDLDIARTNMWFENQDHGSRWVPHLSLKMVVKDLTFPNSSKAWVIDMDKDGDPDIVQAESYVPDGKVIWSAKMDKRGNTWYVNNVDLSTQQEIQSLAVADFDNDGDPDIFVGGSSRTKDFHKRSFIYENLDGFGKQWKKHEILVDQESFDARAGDVDGDGDIDIVGKPWHGTTNYYLRNMLMESKQDK; from the coding sequence ATGAAAAAATTAATCTATTACATTATATTGAATATTGTAATAAACACATATTCAGTATTTTGTCAGTTTCCTGAATTTAAGTTTTATACCCTTGGAACAACGGATGAACTGTCGGCGCAGACTTCGCTGGCCGATGCAGATAAAGACGGAGACCTGGATTGGATTGTTGGTACGGCCGATACCGTCTGGTGGTTTGAGTACCAGGGACCCGACCACTGGATAAAGCACGTAATTGGCCTTGCACCTGCTACCGAAACAGGCGGCCTTGCCCTGGATGTTGACGGGGATGGTCTTGTGGACCAGATTTCGGGCGGAACCTGGTATAAAAATCCCGGAGATCCCAATAAAACGTGGGTCAAATATTCCAGCAAAGCTATACCCGCCCACGAATGCATCAGCGCTGATATCAACAACGACGGCAAACCCGATGTAGTGATGATGAACGATACCAAAGGGATTTACTGGTATGATTTTTCATCGGCTCCCACTAAATCGTGGAAGGGAACCAGGATTGGTGACGGGGTGCGGAGTGGTATTGGCCCGCTTGGGTGCGGAGATTTTGATGAAGACGGAGATCTGGATATTGCACGCACCAACATGTGGTTCGAAAACCAGGATCATGGTTCCCGCTGGGTTCCCCACCTCAGTCTGAAAATGGTGGTTAAGGACCTCACCTTTCCGAATTCCTCAAAAGCATGGGTAATTGATATGGATAAAGACGGGGATCCCGACATAGTGCAGGCTGAGTCGTATGTACCTGATGGCAAAGTAATCTGGAGCGCCAAAATGGACAAACGGGGCAACACATGGTATGTCAACAATGTAGACCTATCGACCCAACAGGAAATACAGTCGCTTGCAGTTGCCGATTTCGACAATGACGGCGATCCCGATATATTCGTCGGAGGAAGCTCACGTACTAAAGATTTCCACAAACGATCGTTCATCTATGAGAATCTTGACGGATTTGGGAAACAATGGAAAAAGCACGAAATCCTGGTCGATCAGGAATCCTTTGATGCACGTGCAGGCGACGTTGACGGCGATGGCGACATCGATATTGTCGGAAAACCCTGGCACGGCACTACCAATTATTATCTGAGAAACATGCTGATGGAATCAAAGCAGGACAAATGA
- a CDS encoding tetratricopeptide repeat protein, which translates to MKRFVLLTIAVITGLTLRAQMTAPTVNYGAYEKKVQKSDADIQDPKKSENPKTWISRGSLFQEIYELNNIKFLQKGADEKQIQLIFFNPQKKETLQFPNGIVQEKLIYDGITLIFENGKLVDWDETKTVTDKPLDKAFDAYAKAQELDKENKFTKALKKNLEELKNQYLRDGSYMYDKGVRAEEAGESEKAKEYFQNSYHDFAMMLKINETPAMGNVKDTSIMYYTGVAARKAGRPDNAIVYFEQARALNYNEPLLYELLANSYAETGQDDKAIEVLKEGFQRFRDNNRIVIALINNYLKKGDSQAALDYLAIAKQQDPNNKTFYFAEGTLYDKLGKVEEAKAAYQKALEIDPNYYDAIFNFGVLYYTQAKKLIDEAAFEKDPTESARKEEVALKELAKCVPYLEKALEIQPNDRNILETLQPIYYKLKMMDKYEKVKEQLKNM; encoded by the coding sequence ATGAAACGATTTGTCCTTCTGACGATTGCGGTTATTACCGGCCTGACACTCAGGGCACAAATGACTGCTCCTACGGTAAATTACGGCGCCTATGAGAAGAAAGTTCAGAAAAGCGACGCCGACATCCAGGATCCTAAAAAATCTGAAAATCCAAAAACATGGATTAGCAGGGGATCTCTCTTTCAGGAGATTTACGAGCTGAACAACATCAAATTCCTTCAGAAAGGCGCTGATGAAAAGCAGATACAGCTCATCTTCTTTAATCCGCAGAAAAAAGAAACCCTGCAGTTTCCCAACGGGATTGTTCAGGAAAAACTGATTTATGACGGAATAACCCTGATTTTCGAAAACGGTAAGCTGGTCGACTGGGATGAAACCAAAACCGTGACCGATAAACCTCTTGACAAGGCATTTGATGCCTATGCAAAAGCCCAGGAACTTGACAAGGAGAATAAATTTACCAAAGCATTGAAAAAGAACCTCGAAGAGTTGAAGAACCAGTATCTGCGCGACGGTTCTTATATGTACGACAAGGGCGTGAGGGCTGAAGAAGCCGGTGAATCTGAAAAGGCAAAGGAATATTTCCAGAATTCCTATCACGATTTTGCCATGATGCTGAAGATCAATGAAACTCCGGCCATGGGCAATGTAAAGGATACATCCATCATGTATTACACAGGAGTTGCTGCCAGGAAAGCAGGCAGACCCGATAACGCCATTGTCTATTTTGAACAGGCCAGGGCACTGAACTACAATGAGCCTCTTTTGTACGAGCTTCTGGCTAATTCCTATGCCGAAACGGGTCAGGACGACAAAGCCATTGAAGTACTCAAGGAAGGATTTCAGCGTTTCCGTGATAACAATCGTATAGTTATCGCCCTTATTAACAACTATCTGAAGAAAGGCGATTCCCAGGCCGCCCTTGATTACCTGGCTATAGCCAAGCAACAGGATCCCAATAACAAAACCTTCTATTTTGCCGAAGGAACGCTGTATGATAAGCTGGGAAAAGTTGAGGAAGCAAAGGCTGCCTATCAGAAGGCGCTGGAAATCGACCCCAATTACTACGATGCTATTTTTAATTTCGGTGTGTTATATTATACCCAGGCTAAGAAACTGATCGATGAAGCAGCTTTTGAGAAAGATCCTACTGAATCAGCCAGGAAGGAGGAAGTGGCTTTGAAAGAACTGGCAAAATGTGTTCCATATCTGGAAAAAGCCCTCGAAATTCAGCCAAACGACCGTAATATCCTGGAAACCTTGCAACCAATTTATTACAAGTTGAAGATGATGGATAAATATGAAAAGGTAAAGGAACAGCTCAAGAATATGTAA
- a CDS encoding aminotransferase class V-fold PLP-dependent enzyme, translating to MKTTNLPEEIRNWGYRIVDRIADYYEHIEEYPVRSQVEPGDLLNRLPVEAPLQGESLEQILEDFDRMILPGITHWQSPKFFAYFPANSSLPSFLGEMLTAALGAQCMKWETSPAAAELEQRMMEWLRDLAGIPSSFEGVIQDSASSSTLCAILTAREKYSDWKINASGFSGKTVFRVYCSGEAHSSVEKAVKIAGIGRENLVRLPVDEAYRLDPAALQEAIAKDRAMGYTPLCVVAALGTTGSTAIDPLPEIAEICHSENVWLHVDAAMAGSALILPEYRWMIQGIEKADSIVFNPHKWLFTNFDCSAYFIKDRSALVNTFAILPEYLRTRVQGKVNDYSDWGIPLGRRFRALKLWFVLRYYGLEGLQQRLREHISMAAWFENKLRNDARFEIMAPRTINLVCFRVLPKKALQDEEMNSLNERLLQQINKTGKIYLSHTKLKGRYTLRLVVGQTYTEQRHVEEAWEVIRSLAEQLTE from the coding sequence ATGAAAACAACAAATCTTCCGGAAGAAATCCGCAACTGGGGATACAGAATTGTTGACCGGATAGCAGATTACTATGAACACATAGAAGAATACCCTGTGAGGTCACAGGTTGAACCGGGCGATCTTCTGAACCGGCTGCCGGTGGAGGCTCCCTTACAGGGAGAATCCCTGGAGCAGATTCTGGAGGACTTTGACAGAATGATTCTGCCGGGTATTACACATTGGCAAAGCCCGAAGTTTTTTGCCTATTTCCCGGCTAATTCGAGCCTACCGTCCTTTCTGGGAGAAATGCTGACCGCCGCTCTCGGTGCCCAGTGCATGAAATGGGAAACCTCGCCTGCCGCGGCTGAACTGGAACAGCGCATGATGGAATGGCTCCGGGATCTTGCAGGGATTCCCTCCTCCTTTGAAGGTGTCATCCAGGACAGCGCCTCTTCGTCTACATTATGTGCCATTCTCACCGCACGGGAAAAATATTCCGACTGGAAGATCAATGCATCGGGGTTTTCGGGCAAGACGGTTTTCAGGGTGTATTGTTCCGGGGAAGCCCATTCTTCGGTTGAGAAAGCCGTTAAGATAGCCGGAATCGGCAGGGAAAACCTGGTCAGGTTGCCGGTGGATGAAGCCTACCGGCTGGATCCGGCTGCCCTGCAGGAAGCCATTGCAAAAGACAGGGCCATGGGATATACACCCCTTTGTGTAGTAGCCGCCCTGGGAACAACCGGTTCAACTGCCATTGATCCCCTTCCTGAAATTGCTGAAATCTGCCATTCTGAGAACGTCTGGCTTCATGTGGATGCAGCCATGGCCGGTTCTGCCCTGATCCTTCCTGAATACCGCTGGATGATACAGGGCATTGAAAAAGCCGACAGCATCGTATTCAATCCGCACAAATGGCTTTTTACCAATTTCGATTGTTCCGCCTATTTTATAAAGGACAGGTCAGCCCTGGTGAATACTTTTGCCATTCTGCCGGAATACCTCCGTACACGGGTTCAGGGGAAGGTAAATGATTACAGCGACTGGGGCATACCCCTGGGACGAAGATTCCGGGCTTTAAAACTCTGGTTTGTTTTGCGGTATTATGGTCTGGAAGGCCTTCAGCAGCGTCTGCGGGAACATATATCCATGGCGGCATGGTTTGAAAATAAACTGAGGAATGATGCCCGGTTTGAAATAATGGCCCCGCGCACCATCAATCTGGTATGCTTCAGGGTTCTTCCGAAAAAAGCCCTCCAGGATGAAGAAATGAACAGTCTGAATGAACGTCTGCTCCAGCAAATCAACAAAACAGGGAAAATCTACCTATCCCATACCAAACTGAAGGGCCGGTATACATTGC